The Blastopirellula marina genome contains the following window.
GATGCCGAAAGGAAGCCCTCCCCTTGCTGCCGAAGAAGTCGCCGACATCCGGCAATGGATCGCAGACGGTGCGAAGTGGCCCAGCGAGCTGCAGCTGGAAGTGAAGGATGACTGGTGGTCACGTCAACCGCTCACTCGACCAGAGGTGCCCGCCCTTCGCAGCGAACGACAAGCCTCGGTTCGGACTCCCATCGATGCGTTCGTGATCGCGCAGCTGGATAAGCGAGGCATGCAGCTTTCGTCGGAAGCAGATGCCCGAACGATCGTCCGTCGGTTGTACTACGATCTGACGGGCTTGCCTCCAACGCCGCAGGAGATGCGAACCTGGTCGCAAAAGCTTGGAGAATCAGACGAAACGCCTGGTCTGAATGACGAAGCATACGGCCAGCTGGTCGATCACTTGTTGGCTTCGCCCCGCTACGGCGAACGCTGGGCGCGGCATTGGTTGGATGTGGTGAAGTACGCCGACACTTGTGGCTATGACAAAGACAAGCTTCGCCAGAACGCGTGGCCCTATCGCGACTACGTGATTCGCAGCTTCAACGAAGACAAACCGTACGCCCAGTTCGTGCAGGAACAAATCGCAGGCGACGCTCTCTTCCCTGGCCAGGCAGACGGCATCCTCGGACTTGGTTTCATCGCGGCCGGGCCGTGGGATTTCATCGGGCACGTGGAAGTTCCGGCAACCAAGATCGATGGCAAGAATGCCCGCAATCTCGATCGCGACGAAATGGTCACCAACACGCTCAATACGTTTTGCAGCGTGACGATTCAGTGTGCTCGCTGTCACGATCACAAGTTCGATCCGTACACGCAGCAGCATTACTACGGGCTGCAAGCGGTGTTCGCGGCGGTCGACCGTGCCGAGCGGGTATACGACCTCGATCCCAAGGTTCAGCAGCGGCGACAACAACTGGCCACGCGAAAGAAAGAGGTCGCCGCCCAGTTAGCTTCGCTCCAAGAAGAAATCAAAACAGCTGGCGGTAATCAGCTGGTCGAACTGCGGCAGCAGGTGGAATCGCTCCGCAGTAAAACTTTGCCGGTCGCCAACGTGCCGGAACATGGTTATCACAGCCAGATCGAGCCAACCGCCAACGCCGCAAAGTGGGTACAGATCAATCTCGAACATCCAGTCGAGCTTAGCAAGATCGTGCTTCACCCTTGCTACGACGATTATGCCGGCATTGGGGCTGGCTTCGGTTTCCCGGTACGTTTCAAGATCGAGGTCGCCGCGAATCCGCAGTTTGACGATGCGGAAATCGTGGTCGACGAAACAAGGCACGACGTTACCAATCCCCTGCTGGGAAGTTACCAGGCGGAAGCGAACCGCACGGCTCAGTTCATTCGCATTACCGCCACCAAGCTGGCGACGCGGCAAAACGATTTCATCTTTGCCTTGTCCGAAGTCGAAGTGTTCGACGCGGCGAATCAGAATGTTGCTCGCACGTCGGTGGTCACCTCGCACGATTCGATCGAAGCTCCGCCCCGCTGGCGACGTACGAACTTAGTCGATGGCCGCTGGCCTAAGTCACTTGATCCGACTGCCACCGAAAAGCTGATCGTCGCGCGGGGACAATTGGCCAAGCTCGAAGGCCAGATCGAAACGCCAGAACGAATCTCGCGTCGCGACAAGCTGCAGGCCGAGCAGCAACGTATCGATCGAGAACTAAGCGGCCTGCCAGTCGGGCGAATGGTTTACGCCGCCGCGACACAGTTTCCCGCTCAGGGCAACTTCAAACCAACCGGGGGCAGGCCGCGTGACGTGCACGTGCTGCATCGCGGCAACGTCACTGATCCTCAGGAAGCAGCGATTCCGTGTGCCCTTCCCTTGCCTGGCGATGAAGACTGCCAATTCTCGCTGCCGACGGGGCACAGCGAAGCCGATCGTCGCGCAGCACTGGCAAAATGGATTACCGCTGACGATCATCCCCTTACCTGGCGCAGCATCGTCAATCGAATCTGGCAGTATCATTTCGATCAACCGATCGCCGGCACGCCGAACGACTTCGGCCGGATGGGACAAGAGCCAACCCACCCGCAGCTGCTCGATTGGCTGGCGGTCGAATTCCGCGACAACGGGCAATCGTTCAAGAAGTTGCATCGGTTGATTGTGACCAGCAGCGTGTATCGCCA
Protein-coding sequences here:
- a CDS encoding PSD1 and planctomycete cytochrome C domain-containing protein, with protein sequence MNCLFVRFALIAVLFCGGLVQAAEPDETFFRQQVAPILAGKCLRCHNDAQHGGGLSLTTAHKAIDGGDSGASIVAGDASASFLLDYLVGEKPEMPKGSPPLAAEEVADIRQWIADGAKWPSELQLEVKDDWWSRQPLTRPEVPALRSERQASVRTPIDAFVIAQLDKRGMQLSSEADARTIVRRLYYDLTGLPPTPQEMRTWSQKLGESDETPGLNDEAYGQLVDHLLASPRYGERWARHWLDVVKYADTCGYDKDKLRQNAWPYRDYVIRSFNEDKPYAQFVQEQIAGDALFPGQADGILGLGFIAAGPWDFIGHVEVPATKIDGKNARNLDRDEMVTNTLNTFCSVTIQCARCHDHKFDPYTQQHYYGLQAVFAAVDRAERVYDLDPKVQQRRQQLATRKKEVAAQLASLQEEIKTAGGNQLVELRQQVESLRSKTLPVANVPEHGYHSQIEPTANAAKWVQINLEHPVELSKIVLHPCYDDYAGIGAGFGFPVRFKIEVAANPQFDDAEIVVDETRHDVTNPLLGSYQAEANRTAQFIRITATKLATRQNDFIFALSEVEVFDAANQNVARTSVVTSHDSIEAPPRWRRTNLVDGRWPKSLDPTATEKLIVARGQLAKLEGQIETPERISRRDKLQAEQQRIDRELSGLPVGRMVYAAATQFPAQGNFKPTGGRPRDVHVLHRGNVTDPQEAAIPCALPLPGDEDCQFSLPTGHSEADRRAALAKWITADDHPLTWRSIVNRIWQYHFDQPIAGTPNDFGRMGQEPTHPQLLDWLAVEFRDNGQSFKKLHRLIVTSSVYRQSSTHNEANAGQDGSNQYLWRMNRRRLEAEEIRDSILSVSGQLDLTMGGPGFYLFELEKAEHSPHYEYHKFDPREAASHRRSIYRFVVRSQPDPYMTTLDCADSSQSTPQRDETLTALQALSMLNNPFQLVMAEAFAKRIEAEGETLEKQVDRAIWLTLGRSSTELERREYATFAQQHGLIQLCRVLLNQSEFVYLD